In Chelonia mydas isolate rCheMyd1 chromosome 20, rCheMyd1.pri.v2, whole genome shotgun sequence, a single genomic region encodes these proteins:
- the ARHGAP9 gene encoding rho GTPase-activating protein 9 isoform X9, with product MTVLGPGWAGLVARTRRPAALPVAEMLSGRWRLEGRSWRRASPSPGSSSAVALRALYDYQYEAEDGRQVAIAEGECFLLLHKSNEDWWQVRRLSDPRRARPIFVPATYVAEVGPRVEGGPWLSATLLAAAGTGQHPSPGLQPRYRSLQDLSSCPAPPGHYSCHSLSLPAWDPGPQLGPAHPVSRSVSATGLAQSPGRDAPAPGCQQERCPEPVGQGASPPGGPPSGATMEESPIYCNLEEIKQVRGEPPNPSGPPLQVLDAWERHLDPSTGRSYFYNRETGDKSWKPPRRHREMSLLPVEALSPEPPAAADPGETLAQGGDSVQAGRLGYTKSMILPESRVPKVSHRRNRSQPSFEDWVGTGPPTTSPGGCPPHPSDLPHEVEKAGQLNKTKIAEGGRKLRKSWGISWVVLAGNSLVFYKDLKGPAPTSWRPASSRPESSVDLRGAVLERARDMSSKKNVIHLRTVTGNEFLLQSDSEAEIQEWHQTIKSVIRRLDRENPLDEPGYVLRRAGSSELGELSGDEEDEGLRPKDSWKSSGSTRRPDSTERKRVKSKLRRFIVKRPPLQSLQEKGLIRDQVFGCRLDALCQRENDTVPRFVRLCVEAVEKKERAVTSDGRYVFPEQPCQGRARPEERLSLADPEWDDVHVVTGALKLFFRELPEPLVPFALFDAFVAAVKLPAGAERVQRLAELVQSLPPPNYATLRYILAHLRKVMEYADVNRMTRQNIGIVFGPTLLRPEKELASMAVDMVHQNQAVELLLSEFQHIFPAPGAN from the exons ATGACGGTGCTGGgccccggctgggctgggctcgtGGCGCGCACAAGGCGGCCAGCCGCTCTCCCCGTCGCTGAGATGCTGTCAGGGCGGTGGCGGCTGGAAGGCCGGTCCTGGCGCCGGGCCAGCCCCTCGCCAGGCTCCTCCTCGGCCGTGGCGCTGCGAGCCCTCTACGACTACCAGTACGAGGCGGAGGACGGGCGCCAGGTGGCCATCGCTGAAGGCGAGTGCTTCCTGCTGCTCCACAAGTCCAACGAGGACTGGTGGCAGGTGCGACGTCTCAGCGATCCCCGGAGGGCACGGCCCATCTTTGTGCCGGCCACCTACGTGGCGGAGGTGGGCCCTCGCGTGGAGGGTGGCCCGTGGCTGAGCGCCACGCTGCTGGCAGCCGCTGGCACCGGGCAGCACCCATCCCCGG GCCTGCAGCCACGGTACCGATCCCTCCAGGACctgtccagctgcccagccccgccTGGCCACTACTCCTGCCACAGCCTgagcctgccagcctgggaccccGGCCCCCAGCTCGGCCCGGCCCACCCCGTCAGCAGGAGCGTCAGCGCCACCGGCCTGGCCCAGAGCCCCGGCAGGGACGCACCCGCCCCCGGATGCCAGCAGGAGCGGTGCCCGGAGCcggtggggcagggggccagcCCCCCTGGG GGTCCACCCTCTGGAGCCACCATGGAGGAGTCCCCGATTTACTGCAACCTGGAGGAGATAAAGCAGGTGCGGGGGgagccccccaaccccagcgGCCCCCCGTTGCAGGTGCTGGACGCCTGGGAGCGCCACCTCGACCCCAGCACCGGCCGCAGCTACTTCTACAACCGGGAGACGGGCGACAAGTCTTGGAAACCTCCACGGCGCCACCGGGAGATG agtTTGCTCCCCGTGGAGGCTCTGAGCCCCGAGCCCCCGGCAGCTGCTGACCCGGGGGAGACGCTGGCGCAGGGCGGGGACAGCGTCCAGGCCGGCCGGCTCGGCTACACCAAATCCATGATCTTGCCGGAATCCCGTGTGCCCAAG GTGTCTCACCGCAGGAATCGCTCCCAGCCCAGCTTTGAAGACTGGGTGGGGACCGGTCCCCCCACCACTTCCCCCGGGGgctgcccccctcacccctctgACTTACCCCAT GAGGTGGAGAAGGCTGGGCAGCTGAACAAAACCAAGATTGCAGAGGGGGGCCGGAAACTCAG GAAGAGCTGGGGCATCTCCTGGGTGGTGCTGGCTGGGAACAGCCTCGTCTTCTACAAGGATCTCAAGGGCCCGGCCCCCACCAGctgg AGACCCGCCAGCAGCAGGCCTGAGAGCAGCGTGGACCTGCGGGGCGCGGTGCTGGAGCGGGCACGCGACATGTCCAGCAAGAAGAACGTCATCCAC CTCCGCACAGTGACTGGCAACGAGTTCCTGCTGCAGTCGGACAGCGAGGCCGAGATCCAGGAGTGGCACCAGACTATCAAGAGCGTCATCCGTAGGCTG GACCGGGAGAACCCCCTGGACGAGCCGGGCTACGTGCTGCGCCGGGCCGGCAGCTCCGAGCTGGGGGAGCTGAGCGGGGACGAGGAGGACGAGGGGCTGAGGCCAAAGGACAGCTGGAAATCCTCCG gCTCCACCCGCCGCCCGGACAGCACCGAGAGGAAGCGGGTCAAGAGCAAACTCCGGCGCTTCATCGTCAAACGGCCCCCGCTGCAGAGCCTGCAGGAAAAGGGGCTCATCCGAG ACCAGGTCTTCGGCTGCCGGCTGGACGCCCTGTGCCAGCGGGAGAACGACACAGTGCCCCGCTTTGTCCGGCTCTGCGTTGAGGCTGTGGAGAAGAAAG AGCGGGCAGTGACCTCTGACGGGCGCTACGTCTTCCCGGAGCAGCCGTGCCAAGGTAGAGCCAGGCCAG AGGAGCGGCTGAGCCTGGCGGACCCCGAGTGGGACGACGTCCATGTGGTGACCGGCGCCCTCAAGCTCTTCTTCCGCGAGCTGCCCGAGCCCCTGGTGCCCTTCGCCCTCTTCGACGCCTTCGTGGCTGCCGTCA AGCTCCCGGCCGGCGCCGAGCGGGTGCAGCGCCTGGCCGAACTGGTCCAGAGCCTGCCCCCACCTAATTACGCCACCCTGCGCTACATCCTGGCCCACCTCCGCAA GGTGATGGAGTACGCCGACGTGAACCGCATGACCCGGCAGAACATCGGCATCGTCTTCGGCCCCACGCTGCTGCGGCCCGAGAAGGAGCTGGCCAGCATGGCCGTGGACATGGTCCACCAGAACCAGGCCgtggagctgctgctctccgaGTTCCAGCACATCTTCCCGGCCCCCGGCGCCAACTGA
- the ARHGAP9 gene encoding rho GTPase-activating protein 9 isoform X5, translating to MTVLGPGWAGLVARTRRPAALPVAEMLSGRWRLEGRSWRRASPSPGSSSAVALRALYDYQYEAEDGRQVAIAEGECFLLLHKSNEDWWQVRRLSDPRRARPIFVPATYVAEVGPRVEGGPWLSATLLAAAGTGQHPSPGLQPRYRSLQDLSSCPAPPGHYSCHSLSLPAWDPGPQLGPAHPVSRSVSATGLAQSPGRDAPAPGCQQERCPEPVGQGASPPGGPPSGATMEESPIYCNLEEIKQVRGEPPNPSGPPLQVLDAWERHLDPSTGRSYFYNRETGDKSWKPPRRHREMSLLPVEALSPEPPAAADPGETLAQGGDSVQAGRLGYTKSMILPESRVPKVSHRRNRSQPSFEDWVGTGPPTTSPGGCPPHPSDLPHEVEKAGQLNKTKIAEGGRKLRKSWGISWVVLAGNSLVFYKDLKGPAPTSWRPASSRPESSVDLRGAVLERARDMSSKKNVIHLRTVTGNEFLLQSDSEAEIQEWHQTIKSVIRRLDRENPLDEPGYVLRRAGSSELGELSGDEEDEGLRPKDSWKSSGSTRRPDSTERKRVKSKLRRFIVKRPPLQSLQEKGLIRDQVFGCRLDALCQRENDTVPRFVRLCVEAVEKKAGLDADGIYRVSGNLAVIQKLRFAVDRERAVTSDGRYVFPEQPCQGRARPEERLSLADPEWDDVHVVTGALKLFFRELPEPLVPFALFDAFVAAVKLPAGAERVQRLAELVQSLPPPNYATLRYILAHLRKVMEYADVNRMTRQNIGIVFGPTLLRPEKELASMAVDMVHQNQAVELLLSEFQHIFPAPGAN from the exons ATGACGGTGCTGGgccccggctgggctgggctcgtGGCGCGCACAAGGCGGCCAGCCGCTCTCCCCGTCGCTGAGATGCTGTCAGGGCGGTGGCGGCTGGAAGGCCGGTCCTGGCGCCGGGCCAGCCCCTCGCCAGGCTCCTCCTCGGCCGTGGCGCTGCGAGCCCTCTACGACTACCAGTACGAGGCGGAGGACGGGCGCCAGGTGGCCATCGCTGAAGGCGAGTGCTTCCTGCTGCTCCACAAGTCCAACGAGGACTGGTGGCAGGTGCGACGTCTCAGCGATCCCCGGAGGGCACGGCCCATCTTTGTGCCGGCCACCTACGTGGCGGAGGTGGGCCCTCGCGTGGAGGGTGGCCCGTGGCTGAGCGCCACGCTGCTGGCAGCCGCTGGCACCGGGCAGCACCCATCCCCGG GCCTGCAGCCACGGTACCGATCCCTCCAGGACctgtccagctgcccagccccgccTGGCCACTACTCCTGCCACAGCCTgagcctgccagcctgggaccccGGCCCCCAGCTCGGCCCGGCCCACCCCGTCAGCAGGAGCGTCAGCGCCACCGGCCTGGCCCAGAGCCCCGGCAGGGACGCACCCGCCCCCGGATGCCAGCAGGAGCGGTGCCCGGAGCcggtggggcagggggccagcCCCCCTGGG GGTCCACCCTCTGGAGCCACCATGGAGGAGTCCCCGATTTACTGCAACCTGGAGGAGATAAAGCAGGTGCGGGGGgagccccccaaccccagcgGCCCCCCGTTGCAGGTGCTGGACGCCTGGGAGCGCCACCTCGACCCCAGCACCGGCCGCAGCTACTTCTACAACCGGGAGACGGGCGACAAGTCTTGGAAACCTCCACGGCGCCACCGGGAGATG agtTTGCTCCCCGTGGAGGCTCTGAGCCCCGAGCCCCCGGCAGCTGCTGACCCGGGGGAGACGCTGGCGCAGGGCGGGGACAGCGTCCAGGCCGGCCGGCTCGGCTACACCAAATCCATGATCTTGCCGGAATCCCGTGTGCCCAAG GTGTCTCACCGCAGGAATCGCTCCCAGCCCAGCTTTGAAGACTGGGTGGGGACCGGTCCCCCCACCACTTCCCCCGGGGgctgcccccctcacccctctgACTTACCCCAT GAGGTGGAGAAGGCTGGGCAGCTGAACAAAACCAAGATTGCAGAGGGGGGCCGGAAACTCAG GAAGAGCTGGGGCATCTCCTGGGTGGTGCTGGCTGGGAACAGCCTCGTCTTCTACAAGGATCTCAAGGGCCCGGCCCCCACCAGctgg AGACCCGCCAGCAGCAGGCCTGAGAGCAGCGTGGACCTGCGGGGCGCGGTGCTGGAGCGGGCACGCGACATGTCCAGCAAGAAGAACGTCATCCAC CTCCGCACAGTGACTGGCAACGAGTTCCTGCTGCAGTCGGACAGCGAGGCCGAGATCCAGGAGTGGCACCAGACTATCAAGAGCGTCATCCGTAGGCTG GACCGGGAGAACCCCCTGGACGAGCCGGGCTACGTGCTGCGCCGGGCCGGCAGCTCCGAGCTGGGGGAGCTGAGCGGGGACGAGGAGGACGAGGGGCTGAGGCCAAAGGACAGCTGGAAATCCTCCG gCTCCACCCGCCGCCCGGACAGCACCGAGAGGAAGCGGGTCAAGAGCAAACTCCGGCGCTTCATCGTCAAACGGCCCCCGCTGCAGAGCCTGCAGGAAAAGGGGCTCATCCGAG ACCAGGTCTTCGGCTGCCGGCTGGACGCCCTGTGCCAGCGGGAGAACGACACAGTGCCCCGCTTTGTCCGGCTCTGCGTTGAGGCTGTGGAGAAGAAAG caggCCTTGATGCGGACGGGATCTACCGGGTGAGTGGGAACCTGGCCGTGATCCAGAAGCTGCGTTTTGCTGTCGACCGGG AGCGGGCAGTGACCTCTGACGGGCGCTACGTCTTCCCGGAGCAGCCGTGCCAAGGTAGAGCCAGGCCAG AGGAGCGGCTGAGCCTGGCGGACCCCGAGTGGGACGACGTCCATGTGGTGACCGGCGCCCTCAAGCTCTTCTTCCGCGAGCTGCCCGAGCCCCTGGTGCCCTTCGCCCTCTTCGACGCCTTCGTGGCTGCCGTCA AGCTCCCGGCCGGCGCCGAGCGGGTGCAGCGCCTGGCCGAACTGGTCCAGAGCCTGCCCCCACCTAATTACGCCACCCTGCGCTACATCCTGGCCCACCTCCGCAA GGTGATGGAGTACGCCGACGTGAACCGCATGACCCGGCAGAACATCGGCATCGTCTTCGGCCCCACGCTGCTGCGGCCCGAGAAGGAGCTGGCCAGCATGGCCGTGGACATGGTCCACCAGAACCAGGCCgtggagctgctgctctccgaGTTCCAGCACATCTTCCCGGCCCCCGGCGCCAACTGA
- the ARHGAP9 gene encoding rho GTPase-activating protein 9 isoform X12, translated as MTVLGPGWAGLVARTRRPAALPVAEMLSGRWRLEGRSWRRASPSPGSSSAVALRALYDYQYEAEDGRQVAIAEGECFLLLHKSNEDWWQVRRLSDPRRARPIFVPATYVAEVGPRVEGGPWLSATLLAAAGTGQHPSPGLQPRYRSLQDLSSCPAPPGHYSCHSLSLPAWDPGPQLGPAHPVSRSVSATGLAQSPGRDAPAPGCQQERCPEPVGQGASPPGGPPSGATMEESPIYCNLEEIKQVRGEPPNPSGPPLQVLDAWERHLDPSTGRSYFYNRETGDKSWKPPRRHREMSLLPVEALSPEPPAAADPGETLAQGGDSVQAGRLGYTKSMILPESRVPKEVEKAGQLNKTKIAEGGRKLRKSWGISWVVLAGNSLVFYKDLKGPAPTSWRPASSRPESSVDLRGAVLERARDMSSKKNVIHLRTVTGNEFLLQSDSEAEIQEWHQTIKSVIRRLDRENPLDEPGYVLRRAGSSELGELSGDEEDEGLRPKDSWKSSGSTRRPDSTERKRVKSKLRRFIVKRPPLQSLQEKGLIRDQVFGCRLDALCQRENDTVPRFVRLCVEAVEKKGLDADGIYRVSGNLAVIQKLRFAVDRERAVTSDGRYVFPEQPCQEERLSLADPEWDDVHVVTGALKLFFRELPEPLVPFALFDAFVAAVKLPAGAERVQRLAELVQSLPPPNYATLRYILAHLRKVMEYADVNRMTRQNIGIVFGPTLLRPEKELASMAVDMVHQNQAVELLLSEFQHIFPAPGAN; from the exons ATGACGGTGCTGGgccccggctgggctgggctcgtGGCGCGCACAAGGCGGCCAGCCGCTCTCCCCGTCGCTGAGATGCTGTCAGGGCGGTGGCGGCTGGAAGGCCGGTCCTGGCGCCGGGCCAGCCCCTCGCCAGGCTCCTCCTCGGCCGTGGCGCTGCGAGCCCTCTACGACTACCAGTACGAGGCGGAGGACGGGCGCCAGGTGGCCATCGCTGAAGGCGAGTGCTTCCTGCTGCTCCACAAGTCCAACGAGGACTGGTGGCAGGTGCGACGTCTCAGCGATCCCCGGAGGGCACGGCCCATCTTTGTGCCGGCCACCTACGTGGCGGAGGTGGGCCCTCGCGTGGAGGGTGGCCCGTGGCTGAGCGCCACGCTGCTGGCAGCCGCTGGCACCGGGCAGCACCCATCCCCGG GCCTGCAGCCACGGTACCGATCCCTCCAGGACctgtccagctgcccagccccgccTGGCCACTACTCCTGCCACAGCCTgagcctgccagcctgggaccccGGCCCCCAGCTCGGCCCGGCCCACCCCGTCAGCAGGAGCGTCAGCGCCACCGGCCTGGCCCAGAGCCCCGGCAGGGACGCACCCGCCCCCGGATGCCAGCAGGAGCGGTGCCCGGAGCcggtggggcagggggccagcCCCCCTGGG GGTCCACCCTCTGGAGCCACCATGGAGGAGTCCCCGATTTACTGCAACCTGGAGGAGATAAAGCAGGTGCGGGGGgagccccccaaccccagcgGCCCCCCGTTGCAGGTGCTGGACGCCTGGGAGCGCCACCTCGACCCCAGCACCGGCCGCAGCTACTTCTACAACCGGGAGACGGGCGACAAGTCTTGGAAACCTCCACGGCGCCACCGGGAGATG agtTTGCTCCCCGTGGAGGCTCTGAGCCCCGAGCCCCCGGCAGCTGCTGACCCGGGGGAGACGCTGGCGCAGGGCGGGGACAGCGTCCAGGCCGGCCGGCTCGGCTACACCAAATCCATGATCTTGCCGGAATCCCGTGTGCCCAAG GAGGTGGAGAAGGCTGGGCAGCTGAACAAAACCAAGATTGCAGAGGGGGGCCGGAAACTCAG GAAGAGCTGGGGCATCTCCTGGGTGGTGCTGGCTGGGAACAGCCTCGTCTTCTACAAGGATCTCAAGGGCCCGGCCCCCACCAGctgg AGACCCGCCAGCAGCAGGCCTGAGAGCAGCGTGGACCTGCGGGGCGCGGTGCTGGAGCGGGCACGCGACATGTCCAGCAAGAAGAACGTCATCCAC CTCCGCACAGTGACTGGCAACGAGTTCCTGCTGCAGTCGGACAGCGAGGCCGAGATCCAGGAGTGGCACCAGACTATCAAGAGCGTCATCCGTAGGCTG GACCGGGAGAACCCCCTGGACGAGCCGGGCTACGTGCTGCGCCGGGCCGGCAGCTCCGAGCTGGGGGAGCTGAGCGGGGACGAGGAGGACGAGGGGCTGAGGCCAAAGGACAGCTGGAAATCCTCCG gCTCCACCCGCCGCCCGGACAGCACCGAGAGGAAGCGGGTCAAGAGCAAACTCCGGCGCTTCATCGTCAAACGGCCCCCGCTGCAGAGCCTGCAGGAAAAGGGGCTCATCCGAG ACCAGGTCTTCGGCTGCCGGCTGGACGCCCTGTGCCAGCGGGAGAACGACACAGTGCCCCGCTTTGTCCGGCTCTGCGTTGAGGCTGTGGAGAAGAAAG gCCTTGATGCGGACGGGATCTACCGGGTGAGTGGGAACCTGGCCGTGATCCAGAAGCTGCGTTTTGCTGTCGACCGGG AGCGGGCAGTGACCTCTGACGGGCGCTACGTCTTCCCGGAGCAGCCGTGCCAAG AGGAGCGGCTGAGCCTGGCGGACCCCGAGTGGGACGACGTCCATGTGGTGACCGGCGCCCTCAAGCTCTTCTTCCGCGAGCTGCCCGAGCCCCTGGTGCCCTTCGCCCTCTTCGACGCCTTCGTGGCTGCCGTCA AGCTCCCGGCCGGCGCCGAGCGGGTGCAGCGCCTGGCCGAACTGGTCCAGAGCCTGCCCCCACCTAATTACGCCACCCTGCGCTACATCCTGGCCCACCTCCGCAA GGTGATGGAGTACGCCGACGTGAACCGCATGACCCGGCAGAACATCGGCATCGTCTTCGGCCCCACGCTGCTGCGGCCCGAGAAGGAGCTGGCCAGCATGGCCGTGGACATGGTCCACCAGAACCAGGCCgtggagctgctgctctccgaGTTCCAGCACATCTTCCCGGCCCCCGGCGCCAACTGA
- the ARHGAP9 gene encoding rho GTPase-activating protein 9 isoform X13: protein MTVLGPGWAGLVARTRRPAALPVAEMLSGRWRLEGRSWRRASPSPGSSSAVALRALYDYQYEAEDGRQVAIAEGECFLLLHKSNEDWWQVRRLSDPRRARPIFVPATYVAEVGPRVEGGPWLSATLLAAAGTGQHPSPGLQPRYRSLQDLSSCPAPPGHYSCHSLSLPAWDPGPQLGPAHPVSRSVSATGLAQSPGRDAPAPGCQQERCPEPVGQGASPPGGPPSGATMEESPIYCNLEEIKQVRGEPPNPSGPPLQVLDAWERHLDPSTGRSYFYNRETGDKSWKPPRRHREMSLLPVEALSPEPPAAADPGETLAQGGDSVQAGRLGYTKSMILPESRVPKVSHRRNRSQPSFEDWVGTGPPTTSPGGCPPHPSDLPHEVEKAGQLNKTKIAEGGRKLRKSWGISWVVLAGNSLVFYKDLKGPAPTSWRPASSRPESSVDLRGAVLERARDMSSKKNVIHLRTVTGNEFLLQSDSEAEIQEWHQTIKSVIRRLDRENPLDEPGYVLRRAGSSELGELSGDEEDEGLRPKDSWKSSGSTRRPDSTERKRVKSKLRRFIVKRPPLQSLQEKGLIRDQVFGCRLDALCQRENDTVPRFVRLCVEAVEKKAGLDADGIYRVSGNLAVIQKLRFAVDRERAVTSDGRYVFPEQPCQGRARPAQPGPALRPSWCPPVLHPPRADLPVSPRGAAEPGGPRVGRRPCGDRRPQALLPRAARAPGALRPLRRLRGCRQAPGRRRAGAAPGRTGPEPAPT, encoded by the exons ATGACGGTGCTGGgccccggctgggctgggctcgtGGCGCGCACAAGGCGGCCAGCCGCTCTCCCCGTCGCTGAGATGCTGTCAGGGCGGTGGCGGCTGGAAGGCCGGTCCTGGCGCCGGGCCAGCCCCTCGCCAGGCTCCTCCTCGGCCGTGGCGCTGCGAGCCCTCTACGACTACCAGTACGAGGCGGAGGACGGGCGCCAGGTGGCCATCGCTGAAGGCGAGTGCTTCCTGCTGCTCCACAAGTCCAACGAGGACTGGTGGCAGGTGCGACGTCTCAGCGATCCCCGGAGGGCACGGCCCATCTTTGTGCCGGCCACCTACGTGGCGGAGGTGGGCCCTCGCGTGGAGGGTGGCCCGTGGCTGAGCGCCACGCTGCTGGCAGCCGCTGGCACCGGGCAGCACCCATCCCCGG GCCTGCAGCCACGGTACCGATCCCTCCAGGACctgtccagctgcccagccccgccTGGCCACTACTCCTGCCACAGCCTgagcctgccagcctgggaccccGGCCCCCAGCTCGGCCCGGCCCACCCCGTCAGCAGGAGCGTCAGCGCCACCGGCCTGGCCCAGAGCCCCGGCAGGGACGCACCCGCCCCCGGATGCCAGCAGGAGCGGTGCCCGGAGCcggtggggcagggggccagcCCCCCTGGG GGTCCACCCTCTGGAGCCACCATGGAGGAGTCCCCGATTTACTGCAACCTGGAGGAGATAAAGCAGGTGCGGGGGgagccccccaaccccagcgGCCCCCCGTTGCAGGTGCTGGACGCCTGGGAGCGCCACCTCGACCCCAGCACCGGCCGCAGCTACTTCTACAACCGGGAGACGGGCGACAAGTCTTGGAAACCTCCACGGCGCCACCGGGAGATG agtTTGCTCCCCGTGGAGGCTCTGAGCCCCGAGCCCCCGGCAGCTGCTGACCCGGGGGAGACGCTGGCGCAGGGCGGGGACAGCGTCCAGGCCGGCCGGCTCGGCTACACCAAATCCATGATCTTGCCGGAATCCCGTGTGCCCAAG GTGTCTCACCGCAGGAATCGCTCCCAGCCCAGCTTTGAAGACTGGGTGGGGACCGGTCCCCCCACCACTTCCCCCGGGGgctgcccccctcacccctctgACTTACCCCAT GAGGTGGAGAAGGCTGGGCAGCTGAACAAAACCAAGATTGCAGAGGGGGGCCGGAAACTCAG GAAGAGCTGGGGCATCTCCTGGGTGGTGCTGGCTGGGAACAGCCTCGTCTTCTACAAGGATCTCAAGGGCCCGGCCCCCACCAGctgg AGACCCGCCAGCAGCAGGCCTGAGAGCAGCGTGGACCTGCGGGGCGCGGTGCTGGAGCGGGCACGCGACATGTCCAGCAAGAAGAACGTCATCCAC CTCCGCACAGTGACTGGCAACGAGTTCCTGCTGCAGTCGGACAGCGAGGCCGAGATCCAGGAGTGGCACCAGACTATCAAGAGCGTCATCCGTAGGCTG GACCGGGAGAACCCCCTGGACGAGCCGGGCTACGTGCTGCGCCGGGCCGGCAGCTCCGAGCTGGGGGAGCTGAGCGGGGACGAGGAGGACGAGGGGCTGAGGCCAAAGGACAGCTGGAAATCCTCCG gCTCCACCCGCCGCCCGGACAGCACCGAGAGGAAGCGGGTCAAGAGCAAACTCCGGCGCTTCATCGTCAAACGGCCCCCGCTGCAGAGCCTGCAGGAAAAGGGGCTCATCCGAG ACCAGGTCTTCGGCTGCCGGCTGGACGCCCTGTGCCAGCGGGAGAACGACACAGTGCCCCGCTTTGTCCGGCTCTGCGTTGAGGCTGTGGAGAAGAAAG caggCCTTGATGCGGACGGGATCTACCGGGTGAGTGGGAACCTGGCCGTGATCCAGAAGCTGCGTTTTGCTGTCGACCGGG AGCGGGCAGTGACCTCTGACGGGCGCTACGTCTTCCCGGAGCAGCCGTGCCAAGGTAGAGCCAGGCCAG CTCAGCCGGGCCCGGCCCTGCGCCCCTCGTGGTGCCCCCCCGTGCTGCACCCCCCCAGGGCTGACCTGCCCGTGTCCCCCAGAGGAGCGGCTGAGCCTGGCGGACCCCGAGTGGGACGACGTCCATGTGGTGACCGGCGCCCTCAAGCTCTTCTTCCGCGAGCTGCCCGAGCCCCTGGTGCCCTTCGCCCTCTTCGACGCCTTCGTGGCTGCCGTCA AGCTCCCGGCCGGCGCCGAGCGGGTGCAGCGCCTGGCCGAACTGGTCCAGAGCCTGCCCCCACCTAA